A window of Diospyros lotus cultivar Yz01 chromosome 14, ASM1463336v1, whole genome shotgun sequence contains these coding sequences:
- the LOC127789945 gene encoding RING-H2 finger protein ATL74-like, which yields MVNLHVRLLDAQPPENTGDKANERSSLDTNMVIILAALLCALICALGLNSIVRCAIRCRRRFGTETPEQTAARLAATGLKKRTLSRIPVAVYGATGLSITATECPICLGDFVDGDRVRVLPKCNHGFHVKCIDKWLLSHSSCPNCRHSLLLPPATSHAAADHGGQPPAAGQQV from the coding sequence ATGGTGAATTTACATGTCCGGCTTCTGGACGCACAGCCACCAGAGAATACTGGCGACAAGGCTAATGAGCGGTCGAGTTTGGACACCAACATGGTGATCATACTGGCGGCCTTGTTGTGCGCTTTAATATGTGCGCTGGGGTTGAACTCAATTGTGCGCTGCGCCATCCGTTGCAGGCGGAGATTTGGGACCGAGACACCAGAACAAACGGCGGCCCGGCTGGCGGCTACTGGCCTAAAGAAGCGCACTTTGAGCCGGATTCCGGTGGCGGTATACGGGGCAACTGGATTGAGTATTACGGCTACGGAATGCCCAATTTGCCTGGGAGACTTCGTGGATGGAGACAGAGTCCGGGTATTGCCGAAATGTAATCATGGGTTCCATGTGAAGTGCATAGACAAATGGCTCCTATCACACTCGTCTTGCCCTAATTGCCGGCACTCTTTGCTTCTGCCGCCGGCAACTTCACATGCAGCAGCGGATCACGGAGGTCAGCCGCCGGCCGCCGGCCAACAggtctga